The Methylomonas koyamae genome has a segment encoding these proteins:
- a CDS encoding cytochrome C assembly family protein yields the protein MNIPIFGILSVLCYSAAATLIAKDLFARQDRRPAPIRLAWIGAGLHTAYAATIFLGEQPFNFSFFNAATLVALVIAWFLLFAALDKPVEKLGVAVFPLAAGLIGLDMVFPETLHPLVTHNWQMSVHILTSIVAFSLLNIAAIQAILLAIQDQQLRSHHPKKLMLALPPLQAMETLLFQMIGTGLFFLTAALLSGFIFIEDIFAQHLAHKTILSICAWLIFSGLLLGRLRYGWRGSTAIQWTLVGFVLLLLAYFGSKLVLELILKKT from the coding sequence ATGAACATCCCTATTTTCGGCATCCTCTCGGTTTTATGCTATTCGGCTGCGGCCACGTTGATCGCGAAGGATCTTTTCGCCAGACAGGACCGGCGCCCGGCGCCTATCCGCCTGGCTTGGATCGGCGCCGGACTGCACACGGCGTATGCGGCAACGATTTTCCTCGGCGAACAACCATTCAACTTCAGCTTCTTTAACGCAGCAACGCTGGTAGCGCTGGTGATTGCCTGGTTTTTATTGTTTGCGGCGCTGGACAAGCCGGTCGAAAAGCTCGGCGTTGCGGTATTCCCGCTGGCGGCCGGATTGATCGGCCTGGACATGGTTTTTCCGGAAACCCTGCATCCGCTGGTCACGCATAATTGGCAGATGAGCGTACATATTCTGACCTCCATCGTTGCCTTCAGCCTGCTGAACATCGCGGCGATTCAGGCCATCCTGCTGGCGATTCAGGACCAGCAATTGCGCAGCCACCATCCGAAAAAACTGATGCTGGCGCTGCCGCCCTTGCAGGCGATGGAAACATTGCTATTTCAGATGATAGGCACGGGCCTGTTTTTCCTGACGGCCGCGTTATTGAGCGGCTTCATTTTTATCGAAGACATCTTCGCCCAGCATCTGGCCCACAAGACCATCCTGTCGATTTGCGCCTGGCTGATTTTTTCCGGACTATTGTTGGGGCGGCTGCGTTACGGTTGGCGCGGCAGTACCGCGATCCAATGGACGCTGGTCGGCTTCGTGCTGCTGTTGCTGGCTTATTTCGGCAGCAAACTGGTGTTGGAATTGATCTTGAAAAAAACCTGA
- a CDS encoding 6-hydroxymethylpterin diphosphokinase MptE-like protein, whose translation MTETIDLADEQALGPLAANAFGDRYFFNLNRHAFAKLGATALFETKFGELLFREDELSVIVGTDSGLLLQYLRSKPLPKGTRYIFIEPDRVLQALRSHDLLGDADERIVCVGLEDWPRMLQKFKAAEYFYIDAVKSVNALCAQDDFIDEYAELSWHVAEVLAQLNWRYSAELGSEAFIARQIANAADNRLPAKLLAKAFGGKTVAILAGGPSLDQALPWVIQHRQQCVVFAVSRISRQLLAAGIEPDFVFSVDPTDLSFDISKEMLNFSEKTVFVCSYHTVPTLVSQWSGTMLYLGARFPWQSDLNSKNLSSAGPTVTNTALNMAYEFGFSQIVLCGVDLCFTREGFTHAKGSDEQLAGPRFNLTSLQVETNGGYLAPTSCDFAQAIQSLGRQAQLLSRAGCRIVNVAEGAAKIEAVEYQPLASLQLDAEPVDVAATLAARLAPAAASYQDLDKVEAELARARHQVKAIAKLAANARQINDAMYQSEGTVVRFKDKKSLDQIEKKFKREYRQFSRLVKKFGIRSFIKLAKPFDDEEWSAEEARQLGNVYYDAYAEGANKLLVLIDGAIDRAAARRQEQAQHPDFAVLLAQAEKDRSYGRVKLWRRRFDSGLWPAEVRAEFAEMERRYQDVLNDRNTKHMARAKSHSNLAAVKHRAGLLFKHRKLAELQDLLAALNKHEQQQAANCYRFLIEGYSAELQDSPEDALDAYQRVVDLGDALLEEALARIAAIGISHDDAQTASLALECLSQLNPVYLPLYAEMQRLQHDMVAAIDSYAAYIEQFPQDLLVQMKLAALYGECRIYDGADMMLDYILQQKPDYEAALALRRHLAAQKISG comes from the coding sequence ATGACAGAGACGATCGATTTGGCGGATGAACAAGCACTGGGGCCGCTGGCGGCGAATGCGTTCGGCGACCGCTACTTTTTCAACCTGAATCGCCACGCGTTCGCTAAGCTCGGCGCGACGGCTTTATTCGAGACCAAGTTCGGCGAGCTGTTATTCAGGGAAGACGAGCTGAGCGTCATTGTCGGCACCGATTCCGGTCTGTTGTTGCAGTATTTGCGCAGCAAGCCTTTGCCCAAGGGCACGCGTTACATTTTTATCGAGCCGGATCGGGTGTTGCAAGCCTTACGCAGCCACGATCTGCTCGGCGATGCGGACGAACGCATCGTTTGTGTCGGCCTCGAAGACTGGCCGCGGATGTTGCAAAAATTCAAAGCCGCCGAATATTTTTATATCGATGCGGTCAAGTCGGTCAACGCGCTGTGCGCGCAAGACGATTTTATCGACGAGTATGCCGAATTAAGCTGGCACGTCGCCGAAGTGCTGGCGCAATTGAACTGGCGCTATAGTGCCGAATTGGGGTCGGAGGCGTTCATCGCCCGCCAAATCGCCAACGCGGCGGACAATCGTTTGCCGGCAAAATTGCTGGCAAAGGCGTTCGGCGGCAAAACCGTGGCAATTCTTGCCGGCGGGCCGTCGCTCGACCAGGCCTTGCCCTGGGTCATCCAACATCGGCAGCAGTGCGTGGTATTTGCCGTCTCCCGCATTTCCAGGCAACTGCTGGCCGCCGGCATCGAGCCGGACTTCGTCTTTTCCGTCGACCCCACCGATTTAAGTTTCGATATCAGCAAGGAAATGCTGAATTTCAGCGAAAAAACCGTGTTCGTCTGTTCCTACCATACCGTACCGACGTTGGTTAGCCAGTGGTCGGGCACTATGTTGTACCTCGGCGCCAGATTTCCGTGGCAAAGCGATTTGAACAGCAAAAATCTGAGCAGTGCCGGGCCAACCGTGACCAATACGGCGTTGAACATGGCTTACGAGTTCGGTTTCAGCCAGATCGTTCTATGCGGTGTGGATTTGTGTTTTACCCGCGAGGGCTTTACCCACGCCAAAGGCAGCGACGAACAATTGGCCGGGCCGCGCTTTAATTTGACCTCGTTACAAGTCGAGACCAATGGCGGTTACCTGGCACCGACCAGTTGCGATTTTGCCCAGGCGATCCAGTCCCTGGGGCGGCAAGCGCAATTGTTGAGCCGTGCCGGTTGCCGCATTGTCAACGTGGCCGAAGGTGCCGCGAAAATTGAGGCTGTGGAATATCAGCCCTTAGCCTCCTTGCAACTCGATGCCGAACCGGTCGATGTTGCCGCCACGCTGGCGGCGAGGCTGGCGCCGGCTGCCGCTTCGTATCAGGATTTGGACAAGGTTGAGGCCGAATTGGCGCGCGCGCGGCATCAAGTCAAGGCGATTGCCAAACTGGCGGCCAATGCCCGCCAAATTAATGACGCAATGTACCAAAGCGAAGGGACCGTCGTCCGATTCAAAGACAAGAAAAGCCTCGACCAAATCGAGAAAAAATTCAAACGCGAATACCGGCAATTCAGCCGCTTGGTCAAAAAGTTCGGCATTCGCAGCTTCATCAAGCTGGCCAAACCGTTCGACGATGAAGAATGGAGTGCCGAGGAAGCAAGGCAATTGGGCAACGTTTATTACGATGCCTACGCCGAAGGCGCCAACAAATTACTGGTTTTGATCGATGGCGCGATTGACCGGGCTGCGGCGCGCCGCCAGGAACAAGCGCAGCATCCCGATTTTGCCGTGTTGCTGGCGCAGGCGGAAAAGGACCGCAGTTATGGTCGCGTTAAATTGTGGCGGCGCCGGTTCGACAGCGGATTATGGCCGGCAGAAGTACGCGCCGAATTCGCCGAGATGGAAAGGCGCTATCAGGACGTGTTGAACGATCGCAATACCAAGCACATGGCGCGAGCCAAAAGCCATAGCAATCTGGCGGCGGTCAAACATCGGGCCGGTTTGCTGTTCAAGCATCGCAAACTGGCCGAATTACAGGACTTGCTTGCCGCCTTGAACAAACACGAACAACAACAGGCGGCAAATTGTTACCGCTTTTTGATCGAAGGCTATTCGGCGGAGCTGCAGGATAGCCCTGAAGATGCTTTGGATGCCTACCAGCGGGTGGTCGATTTGGGGGATGCCTTGCTGGAAGAGGCTTTGGCCAGGATCGCCGCGATCGGCATAAGCCACGACGATGCGCAAACGGCGAGTTTGGCGCTGGAATGTCTGTCGCAATTGAATCCGGTTTATTTGCCGCTTTACGCAGAAATGCAGCGTTTGCAGCACGATATGGTTGCGGCCATCGATTCCTATGCAGCCTATATCGAGCAGTTTCCGCAAGACCTACTAGTGCAGATGAAATTGGCGGCGCTGTACGGCGAGTGCCGGATTTACGACGGCGCGGATATGATGCTGGATTACATCTTGCAGCAAAAACCGGATTACGAAGCGGCGCTTGCGTTGAGGCGGCACTTGGCGGCGCAGAAAATCTCCGGGTAA
- a CDS encoding flagellin, giving the protein MVINTNIASLNSQKYLSRTNESLQTSMERLSSGMRVNSAKDDAAGLAIADRMTSQIRGMTVAMRNANDGISMAQTAEAGMGTLTSTLQRMRDLAVQAANRAAVSNSDRQKLQTEFKQLGDEIGRIISNTEFNGKKILAGSLQGANFQIGANTSTDNQISVTVSDLRSIADIYNLTLGGYSIGSDATSQGVRDAIDDIDRAIERIDIFRSNLGAIQNRFTTTIANLQSSIENQSAARSRIMDADFAAETSNLTRSQILQQAGTAMLAQANQVSQGVLKLLQ; this is encoded by the coding sequence ATGGTCATCAATACGAATATCGCTTCATTGAACAGCCAGAAGTATCTGAGCCGGACCAACGAAAGTCTGCAAACGTCCATGGAGCGCTTGTCATCGGGTATGCGGGTCAACAGTGCGAAAGACGATGCGGCCGGTTTGGCGATCGCCGATCGGATGACTTCGCAGATTCGCGGTATGACGGTTGCCATGCGCAACGCCAACGACGGTATTTCCATGGCGCAAACCGCCGAGGCGGGCATGGGAACGCTAACTTCGACTCTGCAACGGATGCGTGACTTGGCGGTACAGGCTGCGAACCGGGCGGCGGTCAGCAATAGCGACCGGCAAAAACTGCAAACCGAGTTCAAGCAATTAGGCGATGAGATCGGGCGGATTATTTCCAATACCGAATTTAATGGGAAGAAAATTCTTGCCGGTTCTCTACAGGGAGCTAACTTTCAGATTGGCGCTAACACATCAACGGATAATCAAATTTCCGTGACTGTTTCAGACCTTCGGTCTATAGCCGATATCTATAACTTAACTTTAGGCGGCTATTCGATTGGTAGTGACGCAACCTCGCAAGGGGTTCGAGATGCTATAGACGACATCGATAGAGCAATCGAGAGAATCGATATCTTCCGCTCCAACCTCGGTGCGATTCAAAACCGTTTCACGACAACGATTGCTAATCTACAATCGTCTATCGAAAACCAAAGCGCGGCGCGCTCCAGAATCATGGACGCCGACTTCGCTGCGGAAACTTCGAACCTGACCCGCAGCCAGATCCTGCAACAAGCCGGCACGGCGATGTTGGCGCAGGCGAATCAGGTCTCGCAAGGGGTCTTGAAACTGTTGCAATAA